From the genome of Cololabis saira isolate AMF1-May2022 chromosome 1, fColSai1.1, whole genome shotgun sequence:
tgacagggaagaacatgaaataagtttatagtgggtgaatgatcaataatcaggattattggcagtaatagaggccCCCGCGGAGGCTCGGGGCCCCGTGGGGGCCCCGTGGGGGCTCGGGCCCCCTGGAGGCGCATGGAGGCTCGGGCCCCGCGGAGGCTTGAGGCCCAGTGGAGGCCCCGTGGGGGCTCGGGCTGGCCCTGCTGTGTCCGTTCACTCTGAACATGTGCATGGTTGTGAGTGTGTAGCGTCTCACCAATCCCAATAATCCCAACCCGGTGTTTCAGTCTCCAGACGTGGAGCTGGTGGAGCCGGAGGAGCCGGAGGAGCCGGAGGAGCCGGAGGACGGGGAGGACGTGCTGGtgaaggaggagaagatggagaccAGCGTGGCAGCagaaccggaccggaccggagaGGGTGAAGGTgagaaccaaccagatgaaggagTGAAAGAAGGACCAGATGTTCAGTtacagctgcaggttcaggGTGAAGCTGAACAAACTGCTGGGTCTGAAATAAGCTCTGGATGCAAGAGTAGATTTAtgagatatatatatgtatgtatatatatatatatatatatatatatatatatatatatatatatatatatatatatatattatatatgtgttagggctgtcaaacgattaatcgcacatttatttatacattttctgctgttctaaattactttaagctattttttaaaaatgtttttaatactgttatgtACTGCTTTATGgtaatgtttattcaactttccacaaaacaagcttttgacctgaatgtaacattccttcataaatacaaacacaatgtagtcccaacTAACTGTAGCGGGATGACTGTAGCGGGATGACTGTAGCGGGGTGACTGTAGCGGGGTGACTGTAGCGGGATGATTGTAGCGGGATGATTGTAGCGGGGTGACTGTAGCGGGGTCACTGTAGCGGGGTCACTGTAGCGGGGTCACTGTAGCGGGGTGACCGTAGCGGGGTGACCGTAGCGGGATGATTGTAGCGGGGTGACTGTAGCGGGGTGACTGTAGCGGGATGATTGTAGCGGAGTGATTGTAGCGGGGTGACTGTAGCGGGGTGACTGTAGCGGGGTGACTGTAGCGGGGTGACTGTAGCGGGGTGACTGTAGCGGGGTGACTGTAGCGGGGTGACTGTAGCGGGATGATTGTAGCGGGGTGACTGTAGCGGGGTGACTGTAGCGGGGTGACTGTAGCGGGGTGACTGTAGCGGGGTGACCGTAGCGGGGTGACCGTAGCGGGGTGACCGTAGCGGGATGACCGTAGCGGGGTGATTGTAGCGGGGTGGTTGTAGCGGGGTGACTGTAGCGGGGTGATTGTAGCGGGGTGACTGTAGCGGGGTGACTGTAGCGGGGTCACTGTAGCGGGGTCACTGTAGCGGGGTGATTGTAGCGGGGTGACTGTAGCGGGGTGACTGTAGCGGGGTGACTGTAGCGGGGTGACTGTAGCGGGGTGGCTGTAGCGGGATGATTGTAGCGGGGTCACTGTTGCGGGGTGACTGTAGCGGGATGATTGTAGCGGGGTGACTGTAGCGGGATGATTGTAGCGGGGTCACTGTTGCGGGGTGACTGTAGCGGGATGATTGTAGCGGGGTGACTGTAGCGGGATTATTGTAGCGGGGTCACTGTAGCGGGATGATTGTAGCGGGGTGACTGTAGCGGGGTGACTGTAGCGGGGTGACTGTAGCGGGGTCACTGTAGCGGGGTGACTGTAGCGGGGTCACTGTAGCGGGGTGACTGTAGCGGGGTGACTGTAGCGGGGTGACCGTAGCGGGGTGACCGTAGCGGGGTGACCGTAGCGGGGTGACCGTAGCGGGGTGACTGTAGCGGGGTGACTGTAGCGGGGTGATTGTAGCGGGGTGACTGTCCCTTTGCTTGCAACTACAAACTTATGTCAGCGTTTGACATGTTTCTTTTTGTTGCTCCACTCCTTCATATTCTGTAGGAGAACCGGAGTTGGAGCCTCGTGGAGCTGCAGGACGGAGGTCTGATGCTCCGTTCACCTCCGGCCAAGCCCAGATCCACCGACATACGGCCCGGATGAGACGGACCAGCAGAGATGTGGAGGTTAGTGAGAACCGTCCACCGATCAGGACATCCGTGACTCTGCCAGGGGTTTGGAGTGATACTGGGGGGAGCCGGGGAAGGAGTTGAAGCATGAGGGAGGTGTAAttatcattgtgtgtgtgagcggggggggggggggggtggggggcggctagtgggagcagagcatcttgtttttattcctctggggagattgtgactaaaccagcctgccaagctgcTGTCAAGgtcaagttgaagtatcaacaattgtatttggGTCAGACTCCAGTAATGACCCGTCTGTCtttggttcatcaatggcgacttcaaacagacgaatttgtggtcaatttCAATTCCCTCCAAGCGAGAAGGTCCTTGCTGCAGCACCacggaagggggcggggcgtcggacatcacaggggcggggcgtcggacatcacaggggcggggcgtcggacatcacaggggcggggcgtcggacatcacaggggcggggcgtcggacatcacaggggtgGGGCGTATGAgtcgtcggacatcacaggggcggggcttatgttAACTTCACTTCCCTAAACATGTCAGCGCCATATTGACGATTGTCAGCGCTCCCGCCAACAGTGAGATATATAGAGAGAGTTTTACAGAGTGAGATACTAATATTATATGCACAACGAGGAAGACAGACAAGAAGGGATAAACCAGCGATACGGTAAGTTCTGCACCTGTACCGAATGTATGTGTTTGTTTAGCCGCACGAAGTCTGCGCCCATTGTAGACTACTGTTCAAAAGTTGAGCTTATTAGCATGAAAACCAGGTTAGCGAAACGTGATCGTTGCACTTGTTCCAACTTCTCCGGATCAGCGCGACCACTTTTAGTTTACATTGTTATGTGTTTTTATACTGTTTATGAGTGTAAAATTATTTTCACATGAACTGAATGTGTTTGACTTCATGTTTGCTATCTTCTGAGCTGTCTTATGAATAGTAGGCTAGTAGGCCTCATTGCCGTGCAGGTCGTGAGAAATGAGAAACGGTTCTCTATTGCTGttcaaaaaaagttcaaataaaaTGTTGTCGAGCAGTTTAAcctagagttgtcccgatccgatcacgtgatcggaaatcggggccgatcacgtgattgcagactcgatccggactcgggcgttatgagccgatcaggaatcggatatatatatcagggtttccgttgtccggtaaaatatgccgaagtccggtattttataatctctccggtcaaaatgtccggtgaaaatactcactggggcTGCGGGACTAGGGACTAGAGGCCCCGGGAGCaccgcggagggacacgccgagccccggtgccgggagccaggaggaagcggagctgcggcgccgacatccacgtgtgcgttgatttatggttccgcgtcgcaccgacgcagagtgtacagcgtagggttcgctctgcgttggtgtgacgcgggaccataaatcaacgcactcgtggagtagtgggctcggagcggcagccatgcaccgcatgcgcgcagagcacgcctgtttgttttgaagctgaagcagccctatgctaaaaaaaaaaaacaaaaaagaaaagaaaatgtttttatactgacttaagaatgttacagctgcctacctcctatgtgctcagtttacagtacacatgttaaaatataataaaagggtcatcctgcataattttcttttctcttcttcatttttataaaagtatcggatcgggactcggtatcggcaagtcctcaaaatcaaaggactcggactcggactcgggggcaaaaaaacctgatcaggACATCCCTAGTTTAACCACATTTAACGTCAAACACGGCTCCACCCAAACTCTCTGGTCTTCATTTTAACAGTTATATTAGATATTTATTCCAAATTTGATCAACATCAGTTTGTAAATGCAATTGACTCATTAGCGGTATTACCTCGGCCCATGTGAAGGGTAAAACTGAATAGGTATTTGTTGTTGTGGTATATGGTAGGCTGTATAGCCTATTTGAACAGGCTGTATGCTGCACATAACATCTACTCCGTGTGCACAAAGTAACGttatttcataaaatgtaatatttactaCTCACAGTCCAAAGACATGTTTTTGCCTGTATTCAGTCATTCTCTATGTATTTCTCTGAAGATTGTTGTCTTATTTTGTGTAAGTACATTTGTAAATATGAGTCAAATTCCTTCTATTAAATAAATTGATTATTTTGATTAAACAATGATATCTTTTTGTCCAACACTATAATTAATGTACAACTTTTAACACCATTTTAGGTCTTTAAAATGACCTCCCAGCAATCCCCTGGACCCGGGGCCCCTGCTTCTGCAGACCCCATTCATGATACAGATGCACAATCTGCAGAGGTGGCACAAAGGTAAGCAGCGGTGCActggaattttttattttttttttacttgaataTAATTGTTAATTGATAGGTTATATACATTTTAAATGCAGGTATTTTAACTACTTGTATTCAAAATACAGCACAGCTCTGCTTTATAGTTACACTCATGAAATGGaattttacaaatgtagcctTGATTTGGGTTTATAGTTATTCATTTTTGTCTTCATCCCCAGACACATTACCATCttgaaagatggagaacctgTCCCAAAACAGTGTTCCCAGTTTTACCACTGCCCATTCTGTGCGTACAAGAATGCAGCAAGGTCTTCTGTGCTGTACCACTTCAAGAATCATGCAACAGTGAAGTATAAAGGTAACATATAAAGTAACATCAACCTGTCAATGGACTTAAGATTAAAATAAGCTACTGGATACAAGGTACCATCACTACTTAGATCAAtaaacctaaaagaaaaataaacatttttcttattctttccttttttcagaatttattattttcaaatgtgGTTTAAAGTGCCGAACAACTACGCACTTCCATTGTTGCTTCTGCCCAGTTACACTGTGCCGTAGAGACCAGATTCTCAGACATTTGAATAGCCACAATCCAACTGCAGCccagcagcctcctcctcctgcagccctgcagtctcctcctcctcctgcagccctGTAGCCACctcctgcagccctgcagcctcctcctgcagccctgcagcctcctcctgcagccctgcagtctcctcctcctgcagccctgcagccacctcctgcagccctgcagccacgtcctgcagccctgcagccaCCTCCTGCAGCCCTGCAGTCTCCTTctcctgcagccctgcagccacctcctgcagccctgcagccacctcctgcagccctgcagtctccacctcctgcagccctgcagtctccacctcctgcagccctgcagtctccacctcctgcagccctgcagtctccacctcctgcagccctgcagtctcctcctcctgcagccctGTAGCCACctcctgcagccctgcagccacctcctgcagccctgcagccacctcctgcagccctgcagccacctcctcctgcagccctgcagccacctcctcctgcagccctgcagccaCCTCCTGCAGCCCTGCAGTCTCCTTCTCCTGCAGCCCTGCTCTCCTCACTGCTGACTCGCTGaatgaataaacacattaacacaaaacacctgcttttgttgtccttgtccctcttttgtttgttgaaaaaatgtaatttgtatATATGGAATCATTACTACCAATTATTTTTAGTGCTAGCCTACTCATCACACTCGATACCCAATGACaatctatatatttttattataattatgtaatattaaacataataattatattacaCAAGTATGTTTTATAATCTTATATAATATCTATATTTGCAtattatgagtatatatatatattagtgtcaccttttgagtttaattactgaaacaaattaacttttgcacGGTATTCTTATTTTCGGAGATTCATCTGTATATAAATGATGACTTTGAATATAAATTTGCATTTGTAATTCTTGGAAATGGCCACCAGATGGTGCTGTGTCATTTTGATatcacgccccgcccctgtgatgtccgacgccccgcccctgtgatgtccgacgccccgcccccttccgcgGTGCTGCAGCGAGGGGTACTAGGGATAATAGAGAttcattgatttagtgtcttctcccgtcccgcaagcgaaatgtccagacaaatctgatttaatgttaacatgatcattgtggagtttgatggataattgacagttcataggcccctgactgaaagttagatgcaaatccatcctcgtcatcatcacacaagctttttcgcCTTTTTGCGCAGCATCAAtaatgtgattgaggttattgcaacgagagtagctgtgagtggctcaaataatactaataaataacaaaaaataagcaAAGTTAATGAATGGAACGAATTAattcaataaatgaaaataggcctaatatcttaccaaggcgggtccgtttcgttcaacactccgacgtgctttctcttctaatgcattaccaacgtgctcccgtgaaaagcaacgtctgctttgcaaaccttgcaagttatctttttattcgccgtttcgaggctaaaaggctcccaaacttttgaacttTTGTTACGTGCCACCGCTAgcagagacgctatcgtgcatgcacgactctcggcagaggttgtattgaagtgagacgcctcactccgttggaaaaacacgccTGTGTTCATCgttgacaattttgattatcgatttatGTCGacaacgaatcgttgcagccttACTCCCCAACATTTGAGTGTGAGTGTTGATCAGCTGACCCTTCAGACATGtcaggcagctctgaaagggcaGAATAGCTGTTGAAGATTTACAAATTTGTGGATATGCCCATGCAACATGTGATGTTCTCATGTATGTTGTTGGTGCAGAGCtgacacacttcctgtctctgtgtttgcaggaggatgaggatgaggatgtggTTCTGGTGAAGGTGGAGCAGGTGGAGCCGGTGACTGGGACCTCCACCTCCCCAGACGTCAGCATTCAGGAGGGTGAGGACCCCCCCCCGTCAATATGTCTGCAGGACCGGCTCCGATAGGTCCTCGTGTAGAAACAAGTCATTACACGCAGATGACAGAAAACCTCGTATAGctagataagaaatcctttaatattcccccagaggggaaatttccagattacagcagcaaagggggtagtgcaaaacacaagaggcatcaatatcacacaatatcacacaataataataataataataataataataataataataataaaaaacactataaacagtatatacaataataataataagaagaaggagaataaaaatagtaataaataaaaaaatactagtatacaaaaagaaaaacagatggattagggttagggcattccttgggggtgaaaataggatctagagcctctataatctttctatgtgacttTATTCTAGAGATATTGAGTTTTTTGTGCAAAAATGACCTTGAAACTTAAATTTGACCTTCAGCATGACCCTGAAATAGGAATtgtatctcagaattgaattcttagcaccaaaaaagtagagaaagtgacaacatacaacaatctaggactttGAGTGTATTTGTTGGCCGCCGTCGTTAGCATAACCGCTACCTGAACACCGGCGTCTCTCCTCTGTTTCCAGGACTGGTGGAGTCCAGCACCGACGACTACAAGCCACCGCCCGAAACCCTGCAGCCGTCCAGAACCCAGCTGGTGGACCTGCAGGACTGTGGGCGGGGCCTATCAGAGGTCAGCTATGACCATTCCTGGCCGTGGACCGAGGGGGGGATCGGGGGCCTGGACCGGGGGGCGAGGGGCGGGGGCCTGGACCGGGCTCCCCTCCCTTACCTGCCGGGGGCTCTGATTGGAGCGAACCCCGGCAGCTCTGGGAGGGGACCGGGGGGACCAGGGGGACCGGGGGGACCGGGGGGACCAGGGAGGGCTCTGCTGGACTCCAGAGGCTTCTACTCCACGGAGCAGGGCAGCACGGCCCAGCAGCAAGGCACCAGGGCGGGCCAGCCGGTCCTGGACCTGGGACCCCAGCCGGTCCTGGACCTGGGACCCCAGCCGGTCCTGGACCTGGGACCGGTCCAGAAGAGCGGTGTGAAGAGGGGCTACGCCTGCGGCTTCTGCGGGAAGCAGTTCCCGGCTCCGGCCAACCTGGAGTCGCACCTGCGCACCCACACCGGGGAGAGACCCTTCGGCTGCCCCGTCTGCGGGAAGAAGTTCTCCCAGTTCTGGAACCTGAAGATCCACCGGAACATCCACACGGGCGAGAGGCCGTACCGCTGCCCGCTCTGCCCCGACAGCTTCTCCGACCCCAGCAACCTGAAGAAGCACCAGAAGAGGCACCAcccgggggggggcggggcctctggCGGGGCCTATTCCTCCGGGGGGGCCTCGTCCTCCGGGGGGGCCTCGTCCTCCGGGGGGGCCTCGTCCTCCGGGGGGGCATCGTCCTCCGGGACGGCTTAATCCAGGGGTGTCCAACCCCATTGCGACTTTATCTGatggtgcagtgaaagacagacaccTAGGAAGTCAGTGCTGCGAATGGAATCGAACCCGCGTCGCTGTTCAGGGGAAGGTTTACATAAGTCGCCTGCTCAACCCGTTTAGCTATACAGGCGCTAGCGCTCGTGTTGAAAAAAGATCCACTctcaaaatggcagggaaaGAATGCCAGTCATCccgacaggccgtggtatacgctcattctATCACAGCTGAGCGGCGTCTCCGGCCCGACGCCAAGTGATGTGttgcttttataaaacggttaccaataatgtaaatatgaaagaggaaaaCACAATCTATTTGATGTAGCTCGTATTTTAGAAACCCTAAAATTATCAGTTTGTATTTCTTTCAACTGTCAACTGTgtgtaaaactatttttttgcTGTAAATGAAGCTGCAAACATGTTGAGGCTCGTGACCTGGATCTGTGAAGCTAATCTGATCTCTATTTGAATATGCATTTATACATGATTAAGACAAATAAATCtaacttttatttaattatttggcTGTTTGCATCCTTTCTCTCACTGTCGTGGAGTTCTGCTGCTCCAGCGGTCGGGCGTCTGATTCTGGGTTTAACTCAAACTAACGTTTAACTGTTTTCAGGGCTGAATGATGGGGTGGGCGTGGCTCTGAGTGACAGGTGGGAGTGGCTCTGATTGACAGGTGGGTGTGGCTCTGAGTGACAGGTGGGCGTGGCTCTGAGTGACAGGTGGGGTTGGCTCTCTGAGTGACAGGTGGGCGTGGCTCTCTGAGTGACAGGTGGGCGTGGCTCTGAGTGACAGGTGGGCGTGGCTCTCTGAGTGACAGGTGGGCGTGGCTCTCTGAGTGACAGGTGGACGTGGCTCTGAGTGACAGGTGGGCGTGGCTCTGAGTGACAGGTGGGTGTGACTCTGAGTGACAGGTGGGCGTGGCTCTCTGAGTGACAGGTGGGCGTGGCTCTCTGAGTGACAGGTGGGCGTGGCTCTGAGTGACAGGTGGGTGTGACTCTAAGTGACAGGTGGGCGTGGCTCTCTGAGTGACAGGTGGGCGTGGCTCTCTGAGTGACAGGTGGGCGTGGCTCTGAGTGACAGGTGGGCGTGGCTCTGAGTGACAGGTGGGTGTGGCTCTGAGTGACAGGTGGACGTGGCTCTGAGTGACAGGTGGGCGTGGTTCTGAGTGACAGGTGGGTGTCGCTCTCTGAGTGACAGGTGGGCGTGGCTCTCTGAGTGACAGGTGGGCGTGGCTCTGAGTGACAGGTGGGCGTGGCTCTGAGTGACAGGTGGGTGTGGCTCTGAGTGACAGGTGGATGTGGCTCTGAGTGACAGGTGGGCGTGGCTCTGAGTGACAGGTGGGCGTGACTCTGAGTGACAGGTGGGCGTGGCTCTCTGACGGATGGGCGTGGCTCTCTGAGTGACAGGTGGGCGTGGCTCTGAGTGACAGGTGGACGTGACTCTCTGAGTGACAGGTGGGCGTGGCTCTCTGAGTGACAGGTGGGCGTGGCTCTCAGAGTGACAGGTGGACGTGACTCTCTGAGTGACAGGTGGGCGTGGCTCTCAGAGTGACAGGTGGGCGTGGCTCTCTGAGTGACAGGTGGGCGTGGTTCTgagctgcttagaacctcggcagagtaggtacagaaaagtatctactcggccagACTCCACCTCCAGCCCTAGTGTAAAAGCCGgggcgagtcgcgctgagtaggtactagtataaataaATCTGTTATCAGACTCTGATCTGGGATCCTCCTCTCCCCAGTTCACGGCAGCTCACctgccccccccaccaggagaccccagcagcatcatgGTCCAGCTGGACCCCCCCACGCAGCCCGGAGCCCCTGGTACCACAGACTACTCTCTGTTCGAGTTTGAGACCTTCATCAGCCACTGGACCCCCGACGGCGGGACCCTGACCCCCCCCCAGAACCCCCAGACCTCTAAAGCCGACTCAGCAGATCCGGGCCGAGGCGGAGCTGCTGCTGTGAAGCCGAAGGCGGCGGCTTGGTCGGCTGCAGGCCTCGGTAACGTCCCATAATCCCTTTCTGCATCGGTGCTCCGGGTTCGGTTTCCTGCCGTGACTCGGGTCTGTTTTCTCTCCTCAGGGACGTCGTTGAGAAAATCGTTGTCCGGGGCAACAGTTTCAGCAGCTGAGCACCAGATCCTTCACCTCCGGAGCAGCATTTCTCCAGCGGAGGAAGCTCCTTCGTCCAGCTCAGCTAATGCTAACGTCAGcgtttctggttctggttgtggtcCGTCTCACAGGACTAATGGGACCCCAAGAGCCTCGTTTCCTGTTGGTGGATCCACAGGAGTTGACTTGGAGGAAATCAGATCTGTTCATCATAAACAGTTTTCTGGCTGCCCTAAACCCCTGGCGGCTAGCGGCGCGGCTAGCGGCGCGGCGGCGGGCCGACGCAGGTACGTGTGCAGGACTTGTGGGAAGGGTTTCTCCGGCGTGTCCAACCTGGAGGCCCACCAGCGCGTCCACACCGGGGAGAAACCCTTCACCTGCAGCACCTGTGGGCGGAGCTTCTCGGAGGCCGGGAACCTGAAGAAGCACCAGAGGGTCCACACCGGGGAGAAACCCTACTGCTGCTCCCGCTGCGGGAGGAGGTTTGCCTGGATCTGCAACCTCAGGACCCACCTGCAGGCGGCCGCCGGCTGTGGGGGGGGCGGGGTGGTGGGGTGGGGCGACCTCGGGGTAGGGTGACCCCAGGGTGGGGATGGTGGGGTGGGGTGACCCGGGGTAGGGTGACTCCAGGGTGGGGTGACTCCCCCTGGGTCAACCGT
Proteins encoded in this window:
- the si:ch211-89o9.6 gene encoding zinc finger protein 768; protein product: MEPLSFHAERLSFHSQLASIMEVLANAAVTEICRLVDEDVAGLQLQSSRFQRENRLLKRRLQQLELQRARSSAERRVRMELQRVRENREIRDSGGQGRLRQIRDSEDPGRLREIRENRDTQGRLREIREIRDSGDHERPQRLQIGAGPREGPAASGEFEPRVDVTLWSNKEDGTSSSACSELQSPDVELVEPEEPEEPEEPEDGEDVLVKEEKMETSVAAEPDRTGEGEGEPELEPRGAAGRRSDAPFTSGQAQIHRHTARMRRTSRDVEEDEDEDVVLVKVEQVEPVTGTSTSPDVSIQEGLVESSTDDYKPPPETLQPSRTQLVDLQDCGRGLSEFTAAHLPPPPGDPSSIMVQLDPPTQPGAPGTTDYSLFEFETFISHWTPDGGTLTPPQNPQTSKADSADPGRGGAAAVKPKAAAWSAAGLGTSLRKSLSGATVSAAEHQILHLRSSISPAEEAPSSSSANANVSVSGSGCGPSHRTNGTPRASFPVGGSTGVDLEEIRSVHHKQFSGCPKPLAASGAASGAAAGRRRYVCRTCGKGFSGVSNLEAHQRVHTGEKPFTCSTCGRSFSEAGNLKKHQRVHTGEKPYCCSRCGRRFAWICNLRTHLQAAAGCGGGGVVGWGDLGVG